CAAGACCGTCGACCGCACCTACAACGCCGGCGCGAAGATCGACATCACCAACGTCGACCGCCGCGACTACCAGTACCTGTACCAGGACGGCGCCGACTTCGTGTTCATGGACACCTCGGACTACGACCAGATCACCATCCCGGGCCCGGTCGTCGGCGACTCCGCCAACTTCATGCTCGAGAACCAGAACGTGACCGTCGCGCTGCACGAGGGATCGCCGCTCTACGTCGAGCTCCCGGCCTCCGTCGTGCTCGAGATCACGTACACCGAGCCGGGCCTGCAGGGCGACCGCTCCACCGGCGGCACCAAGCCCGCGACCGTGGAGACCGGCTACCAGATCCAGGTCCCGCTGTTCCTCGAGACCGGCACCAAGGTCAAGGTCGACACCCGCACGGGCGACTACCTCGGCCGCGTCAACGACTAGATGAGCGCTCGGACCAAGGCACGCAAGCGCGCACTCGACGTGCTGTACAGCGCCGACCTGCGGCAGACGCCGCTGCGCCAGGCGCTCGCCACCGAGGCGGAGCGCGCGGCCGGCCAGCCGGCGCGTGAGGCGTCGTGGCTGTACGCCCGCGAGATCCTCGACGGCGTGATCGAGCACCAGGACGAGATCGACGAGCAGATCGAGACGTACGCCCAGGGGTGGACGCTCGCGCGCATGCCCGCCGTCGATCGCGCCATCCTGCGCATCGGCGTCTGGGAGGTGCTCTACAACGACGAGGTGCCCGAGGGCGTCGCGATCTCGGAGGCCGTCGAGGCGGCCACCGTGCTGTCCACCGACGACTCGGCCGGTTTCGTGAACGGGCTGCTGGCGAAGATCGCGCAGAGCCGGACCGCGTGAACAGCCGGATACGCCGCGCCGCGGCCGCCCTCGTCCTCGCGGTCGGCGTGATCGTGAGCGTGGCGAGCTGCTCGCTGCTGGGTGGCGCATCCAACGTCCCGGTCGCGACCGACAAGCCGCCCTCGGGGACCGACGGCGCGGTCGATTTCGACGGCGGCTTCATCACCGTCGGGAACGGCGACAAGAAGGTCGACATCTGGTTCGACGCGATGTGCCCGGTGTGCGGCGCGTTCGAGAAGACCAACGGCGAGACGCTCGCTAAGGCGGTCGACGACGGCTCGATCACGCTGCGGTTGCACCCGCTCACCTTCCTCGACGCGGTCTCGAACGGGACCGGCTACTCGACCCGTGCCGCCGCCGCTCTGACCTGCGTCGCGGTCACGGACCAGAACGCCACGCTGCCCTTCTACCAGGCGCTGTTCACCGACCAGCCGGAGGAGAACTCCGACGGCCTCACCGACAAGGAACTGGTGAAGCGGGCGAGCGACGCGGGTGCGGGCGACATCTCGTCGTGCGTGGCCGACAGCGGCCCGTACAAGGCATGG
This region of Leifsonia sp. fls2-241-R2A-40a genomic DNA includes:
- the efp gene encoding elongation factor P, whose product is MASTADIKNGVVLSIDGQLWTVIEFQHVKPGKGGAFVRTKLKNVTTGKTVDRTYNAGAKIDITNVDRRDYQYLYQDGADFVFMDTSDYDQITIPGPVVGDSANFMLENQNVTVALHEGSPLYVELPASVVLEITYTEPGLQGDRSTGGTKPATVETGYQIQVPLFLETGTKVKVDTRTGDYLGRVND
- the nusB gene encoding transcription antitermination factor NusB, translated to MSARTKARKRALDVLYSADLRQTPLRQALATEAERAAGQPAREASWLYAREILDGVIEHQDEIDEQIETYAQGWTLARMPAVDRAILRIGVWEVLYNDEVPEGVAISEAVEAATVLSTDDSAGFVNGLLAKIAQSRTA
- a CDS encoding thioredoxin domain-containing protein; translation: MNSRIRRAAAALVLAVGVIVSVASCSLLGGASNVPVATDKPPSGTDGAVDFDGGFITVGNGDKKVDIWFDAMCPVCGAFEKTNGETLAKAVDDGSITLRLHPLTFLDAVSNGTGYSTRAAAALTCVAVTDQNATLPFYQALFTDQPEENSDGLTDKELVKRASDAGAGDISSCVADSGPYKAWAQANTANSQKGPIEVDGKKALDTIKGTPTVLVNGKQYPGGVTDGKAFTAFLADH